A window of Phycisphaerae bacterium genomic DNA:
CATACAGCCACGCCTCGCCGTGCGGCCACGAACCATGATGCAGCACATGCGGCAGATGCCCATGCAGAACGAAACACAGACTCCCCAACGTCTCAGCCATCGGTTCACCGCCCTACCAGGATCAATCGTGTTGGTCAGACCCCGCCATCTTCCCCAGCCCGTCCAGACACCGCTGCGACCACGTCTCAAGGCTCTCCCGCTCCGCCTCCAACTCCTGAGCCGTCAAAAAACCCATCTGCGTAATCATCTGCTCGCGTTTCTCCACCTTCGACGACTCCAGCGTCCAAAGATGCACGACGCCCAGATGCACCCGCCCCACCTCGTTCGAGTCGTCGTTCAGCAGCGCCACCACCCGGTCCGTGTGCGCCGTCTCGACACTCACCTCCTCAGCCACCTCGCGCTGCACCGCCTCTTCATAGGCCACCCGCGCGTTGTCAAACAACGGCGCTTCGTAATCCTCCGGATTGATATGCCCGCCGATCCCGATCGACCGGTTGCCCACCAGCCGCGTCTCGCCCGCCCGCTTACCCCGCACATAGCTCAGGTACCGGCCCTCGTGACGCATGATGACGTACGGAATGATCTGCTTGTACCCCGGATCGTGCTCCGCCGCCGAGCGGGCCATAAACCGCGAAACGCCCGGCGCGAAAATCTCCCGCAAATACCGATCCACCTCAAAGCAAAGCCCTTCAAACGCTCCTACCCGATCCAGCACCGACCGCTCGACCACCAGCACCTGTTCTTCCTGCGACACCATGTCCTCCTTGCACATACAGCGGCCGCGGCCGCACCCGTCCAGAAAGTCCATACTCTACCAGCCCAACCGCCCGCTTTCAACGGCGACCGCCTCCACCGACGCCGAAATCTCCCCGCCCGACTCTCTCATTCGCATGCCCGGCTTGACACCGGGTTCCCTTACGGCTATTATGATGCAAGTACCGAAGCCACAGGGGGTTTTCGTCGACAGTTCGTTTGAGGGGGTAAAGCCATGCCGGACATCATCTCCCAACTGCACCAACGCAGTGACTTCAGCCGTTTCCTCAAGCTCCTTCGCCAGGTCGACCTGGTCACCATCCTCCAGAACTACGGCCCGTGGACCATCTTCGCCCCGTCCGATGCCGCCTTCGACCGACTCCCGCCCGGCAGCGTCGACGGCTGGCGCCATGACGTCGCCCGCCTCAACGATATCCTGATGTACCACATCGTCGAAGGCGAACTGCTCTGGGAAGACCTGACGGAGATGTCCGAGGTTATCACCATCGAGGGCGACACCGTCGCCATCGACACCCACGACGGCCTGGCCATCAGCGGGGCCAAAGTCACCGAGGCCGACATCGAAGCCGACAACGGCGTGATCCACGTGATCGACCACGTCATCATGCCCGCCCACGTCGCCGACTGAAGACCGCCGCTCCGATCCCGTCCCGATCAGGGCAGAAACTCGGCCATGACCTCGTTCGAAAGCACCAAACCCTTGCGCGACAATCGGATGTGATTCGAATCCGTCTCGATCAGCCCCGCCTCCCGCAGCCGATCGAGACGCTCGGCAAAGATCGCGAATGGATCGAACCCCGTCCGCCCCATGAACTCCCGCCGATCGATCCCGCGCCGCATCCGCAAATTCAACATGGCCGTCTCGCCCGCCAGCAGCAACCCCGCCGGCCGCTCCGCCGACTCCACCGGCCGATGCCCGCGGGACAGTAACATCGTGTCGTACTTCTCCAGATCCGCCACGTTGGTGTACCGCACGCCGCCCAAATACCCCGCCGCCGACGGACCCAGACCGATGTAGCTGAGGTTGTGCCAATAGCGCAAATTGTGCCAGCTCTCATATCCGGGCCGGGCGTAGTTGCTGATCTCGTAGTGACGGTAGCCGCCGGCCGAAAGCACCTGCTCAGCCAGATAGTACATCTCGATCAGCAACCCCTCTTCCGGCATCCGATCCCGCCACAGCCACGCCGGAGTCCCCGCCTCCAGCGTCAGCTCGTAGCACGCCACATGCTCCGGGCCCAGTTCCACCGCCCGCTCCAGCTCCCATCGCCACGCCGCCAGGCTCTGGTCCGGCGTGCCGTAGATCAGATCGATGCTCAGGTCCTC
This region includes:
- the hemW gene encoding radical SAM family heme chaperone HemW, with product METTGLYVHVPFCTGKCNYCSFYSVAPTEEQLVRYLHALEKEANLVFHEYFDPVRPRLESIYIGGGTPTRLEESQLEQLALTLRKFCLPTDDVEYTVETSPETTTAGKLAVLRRAEVNRMSLGVQSFDDERLAALGRRHRAEDSRRSVREIRSAGIEDLSIDLIYGTPDQSLAAWRWELERAVELGPEHVACYELTLEAGTPAWLWRDRMPEEGLLIEMYYLAEQVLSAGGYRHYEISNYARPGYESWHNLRYWHNLSYIGLGPSAAGYLGGVRYTNVADLEKYDTMLLSRGHRPVESAERPAGLLLAGETAMLNLRMRRGIDRREFMGRTGFDPFAIFAERLDRLREAGLIETDSNHIRLSRKGLVLSNEVMAEFLP
- a CDS encoding fasciclin domain-containing protein, with translation MPDIISQLHQRSDFSRFLKLLRQVDLVTILQNYGPWTIFAPSDAAFDRLPPGSVDGWRHDVARLNDILMYHIVEGELLWEDLTEMSEVITIEGDTVAIDTHDGLAISGAKVTEADIEADNGVIHVIDHVIMPAHVAD